The genomic segment TCATCTGAACCACTCCTTctaatttaattattaacaaatatcaTCAATGAACAAAACACAATATTGTCTGACTAAACTCAACTGTGAGGATAGTTCGAATATTTGTCATACAGTTCTAGTTTATAGTTTCGCAGTTCAGTTTGTTGCGGCAGTCCAGGACAAGTTCTCTTTCTGCAGTAAATAGAATATTGAAAGTGTTGCCATGCCAATACTAATACGCGGACGTGTTTCCTTTTTGTAGTAAACGTTGCGTTTTGCTACtggaaataattttaataaaatacacaaaattcgTACATATTGGACATGATGCCTTTCTGCAGTTaacgattcatataatttattgaTCAAATGAATAATTTTTCCAATTCCCGGCCAGTTCTTACTCTGTTCTGTATTGTTATACTTACCCGTCCCATATATCCCTCTAAGAATTCTCCTTTCTGAGATTTTTAATCGGTTCTTATTTTGTTTTATACataattgtaatttttattttaattaatttaaaatctcTTAACAGTAACACTAAAATACGATGAATTTAtatcgtttatttatttaactgtacaaatatatttattagacTGACTCCTTAAATTCTAATCGCCTTTATATACAGTTCGCCTATTTTTTTCGAAGTGTTTCTACAATCCAGTGGAACTCTCGCGACATCGGGACAGCTGTAAACACATTCTGCGAATCGCCAAGTAAATTCAGTCAGGTGCGTAGCAAGGCTGGCGTAAAAATATCCATATTTGCCATGAACACGTTATTATAGGTGTTTAGGAGTAAATGATAAATTCTCATTTTCGTGTTGCGGAATACACttttagatttcattattttttctagcGCGAACACAGCAACGATTGGTTTGTTCTTCATGTTCATTGTTTCATGTTGTTTTCAGAAGTGGTTGATTTCAAATATTGAAACTGATGAAACTTTTCAAACTTGTCCTGTTATGTCTTATAGTACATTTAATTGCATTTTTTATGTATGAATATAATATCATTTTCTTTCCAGAAGGTTGGTTAACtatttggtgcaaatttcacacgTGAAAGGTTTTCCTTCAGTGTATATTTTAAGTGCATTTTGGAGTAAATTTcacagttaaataaataaaaattaggttTTCCCCGTGTGTTTTTCCATATGTACTCTTAACTGAAAGTTTCCTCTAAACCGTCTGTTGCAAATTTCACAAGTGAaaagtttttctccagtgtgtactttTGTATGTTGTTTTAATCGATACTTTACTGAAAACTGTCTGTTGCAAATTTCACATGtaaatggtttttctccagtatgtgttTTCATATGTACTTCTAGTTGAGAGTTTCGTGGAAACTGTTTATCGCAAATTTCACACGTGAAAATATTTTCTCCAGTATGTAATCTCATATGTACTTTTAACTGAAAGTTTCCTCTAAACTGTCTGTTGCAAATTTCACATGCGAAatgtttttctccagtgtgtactttCGTATGTTGTTTTAATCGATACTTTACTGAAAACTGCCTGTTGCAAACTTCACATGTAAAtgatttttctccagtatgtgttTTCATATGTACTTTTAGTTGGTAGTTTCGTGGAAACTGTTTACTGCAAATTTCACATGTAAAAAtattttctccagtgtgtaatcTCATATGTACTTTTAACTGAAAGTTTCCTCTAAACTGTCTGTTGCAAATTTCACATACGAaaagtttttctccagtgtgtattttcGTATGTTCTTTTAATCGATACTTTACTGAAAACTGTCTGTTACAAATTTCACATGtaaatggtttttctccagtgtgtgttttcgTATGTACTTTTAGTTGAGAGTTTCGTGAAAACTGTTTACTGCAAATTTCACATGTAAAAATATTTTCTCCAGTGTGTGATCTCATATGTAGTTTTAACTGAAAGTTTCCTCTAAACTGTCTGTTGCAAATTTCACATGTGAAAAGTTTTTCTCTAGTGTGTACTTTCATATGTTTTTGTAATCGATACTTTGCTGAAAACGGTCTGTTGCAAATTTCACATGtaaatggtttttctccagtgtgtattttcATATGTACTTTTAGTTGAGAGTTTCGTAGAAactgtttattgcaaatttcacatgcaaaaggtttttcgccagtgtgAGTCTTCATGTGTATTTTTAAGTCATAATTTCTTGAAAATTGTTTACAGCAAACGTTACATATTTTTGGGACGATGTGTTCTTTCATatgaatttttagatttttctttgTTGTATAGTGTTTAGAGCAAATTTTACATGCCCAATGTTTTTCTTTAGTACATCAATAGCATCAGTTTGTATATCTTCACATGAGAAACctaaaattatgtttatatataaaatcaatattacgtaataaaaacaaaataataatgtattattGGACCATTAAACATACAGAATAATGAGGAATATACACGGGTAATTCCAGCAATAATCGACACAAGTCGGTGGGGTCACCCTATCCGATTTGGCTGAAATTTTACACACATGTTGCactagacaaaaaaaaaacatgattgTCAAATTTTCAGACCTTAATTGATGACAGACAAATGATACGTATGAACACTGTTTCCATTtgtattttttgctttttaataaatcaaatctAATATTGATTTCTTTTTCAAAGCTTGTGCTTTTACATGCTACCACTGAATCCGACAACGGGATGAAGTGGTGATATGATCGCGTACCAGGTTAAGTATGAGCAGTGGATGTAGTTGATTCGTGTTCAGCATCTATTTCTTCTGGCATCTATTATCAAAAATACTTGAATATTTTTTGTgtgtataataataaaatcctagcgcaaaaaatgtattgattaCAGCGGGCAATTCTGCGTTTAATATTGTGTCGCCCCCTATAAAACGGTAAAATCGGTggtaaataaattcaaaatagtcattttttgtgtaaaattttcCGTAGAATTCGAATTCGTTGTCAGAAAACCTCTAAAAGTTATTTGGAAGCTGAAAACCGAAGGAAAAGCGCTAAAAAAGGCGGGAAAATTGCGTTTTTTGGACTTTTATAGGGCTCAGCGGCTTCAAACATATAAAAAGGATTTCTGAGACAACTTTTATTCGAAAGTACTTGTATTAAGGCGTCTTttgtgaaaatttgaaaaaaattaaagagggtGTTTTTGAgatatgaatttttcaaaaaaagcgCTTTGTTTCGCATTTTGTGGCTTTACATGACGTCATATTGCAATTCTGACACCAGGATCGTGTTCAGCGGGAAATTTTACATTGGAAAACATATAGTGGATATTTGTTTAAGCATAGTTAGCTCGCTGTACTAAAAAAATCGGCGAAACatgaaaaaaaattgataaagagCGCGAAACTTCAATAGCGCGCCACGGCCGCCATTTTGAATATTAAGGTCTGAAAATTTGACAatcatgtttttttttgtctagtaCAACATTTGTGTAAAATTTCAGACAAATCGGAGAGGGTGACCCCACCGACTTGTGTCGATTATTGCTGGAATTACCTACTCAGAGctaaaaaacgcaacggagaaaattttggtcgaattcaaagtatttcagtttttttattttagccctattttgatgattttttagcacactgtgtaaaagtttatcaattttaatttagcatagtgagttttttaataacatgttgtatttgacttattatacggggttaatcgaaaggtggtttttttCCTAACTTTGCAACattctgtggaataattccgttagcggattttTGTAAAATCTTGTTTTTCGATTGCAACTATGTCTTcttagtattatgttttttgtctcatgtaaaaatatggattgaatcatttttaggagcgaaatgactttgccactCACAACTTatgactttttttattattaccattatctgtTGTATTAACTTGTAATACATATTGACATCCCTGAAACACTGTAGTTAattaatgattaaaagcaacgacatgatcttggttttaatgaacaatgataacggtaacaaaacataaaaaaacaacttaaatctaacttaacctaagtacgcaaataataaacaaaaactcctaaaaaataacttaatactttgtattgcctcccctagcctctataactgcctgtacatgttggctcatgctgtctatgaggttgcgaatatcatcttgctggatgttttgccactcctcttctagagccaagcgaagttcgttaattgaggctggtgcgacctctaatatttctaccaagcatgtcaCAAAAGCGCTCAAAAAACATTACTCCATTACCcaaaattccaatgtaaatgttccttggaaaattgtagtctagccactctgtgccctggaagtaatttgggcctactttgcaaaccaaattcatgtaatcttcgacgaatatgtaaatacacttacattattgcctccaacctcttgaagctgatttcttgtttgcaccgctgttaaatgacgatcccgcaaagcgttgaATCTTATAAAACGATTTGCACTTCCTGTCACCTCCGGCTTTACGCTTGCTTGTTCCAGTTTGTATAAACGTTCCACTATCCTTTCGCACAAttcttcgacactaagaaccatgatcaatcataggtaaacaaaatgtaagtgtcaatataacataatgataacagtcaccaaagccacctcgtcgtattacaaaacAACTCCAAAataatctatttatttatttatttatttatatatggcatccatttacttacaatttttacaaagttacatcttacaatcaataaattattaaaataacaatcacaagttttacaaagttacaccttaacaacaataaattattaaaataacaaacacctcagaataatacaaacatataagaataatatagatgtacaacaaacttattgtaagatactttttagttgttttttaaacaaactaattttGGAGTCAAAAATATCCATTTGTCTTGGTAGGCTATTAGCACTCCGGACCAATCGTGTAGTTGGTTCATTGATACCATAATTAGTGTGGTGAAATGGCACTGAAAAGATTTCTGATTGTCTGTTGCTTCTACTAGGAACTTTAAGACTAACAAGCGATAAGAGTTGAGGACAATCTA from the Diabrotica undecimpunctata isolate CICGRU chromosome 1, icDiaUnde3, whole genome shotgun sequence genome contains:
- the LOC140443465 gene encoding uncharacterized protein isoform X1; translation: MKEHIVPKICNVCCKQFSRNYDLKIHMKTHTGEKPFACEICNKQFLRNSQLKVHMKIHTGEKPFTCEICNRPFSAKYRLQKHMKVHTREKLFTCEICNRQFRGNFQLKLHMRSHTGENIFTCEICSKQFSRNSQLKVHTKTHTGEKPFTCEICNRQFSVKYRLKEHTKIHTGEKLFVCEICNRQFRGNFQLKVHMRLHTGENIFTCEICSKQFPRNYQLKVHMKTHTGEKSFTCEVCNRQFSVKYRLKQHTKVHTGEKHFACEICNRQFRGNFQLKVHMRLHTGENIFTCEICDKQFPRNSQLEVHMKTHTGEKPFTCEICNRQFSVKYRLKQHTKVHTGEKLFTCEICNRRFRGNFQLRVHMEKHTGKT